The following proteins come from a genomic window of Brachionichthys hirsutus isolate HB-005 chromosome 20, CSIRO-AGI_Bhir_v1, whole genome shotgun sequence:
- the LOC137909197 gene encoding rho-related GTP-binding protein RhoB-like isoform X1: protein MTDIRKKLVVVGDGACGKTCLLILFSKDEFPEVYVPTVFETYVADIEVDNKQVQLALWDTAGQEDYDRLRPLSYPDTDVILMCFSVDSPDSLENIPEKWVPEVKHFCPNVPIILVANKKDMRNDENVKNELSRLKLEPVKAEDGRAMAARIGAYDYLECSAKTKEGIWEVFETATRAALQKRKTPSGSCADCCVVM from the coding sequence ATGACAGACATACGCAAGAAACTCGTCGTGGTCGGGGACGGCGCGTGCGGGAAGACATGTCTCCTGATTCTATTCAGCAAAGACGAGTTTCCCGAGGTGTACGTCCCGACTGTGTTCGAGACGTACGTGGCGGACATAGAAGTGGACAACAAGCAGGTCCAGCTGGCGCTGTGGGACACGGCCGGACAGGAGGACTACGACCGCCTCCGCCCGCTGTCCTACCCGGACACGGACGTCATTCTGATGTGCTTCTCCGTGGACAGCCCGGACTCGCTGGAGAACATCCCGGAGAAGTGGGTCCCCGAGGTCAAGCACTTCTGTCCCAACGTGCCCATTATACTAGTGGCCAACAAGAAGGACATGCGCAACGACGAGAACGTGAAGAACGAGCTGTCCCGGCTGAAGCTGGAGCCGGTGAAGGCGGAGGACGGCCGCGCCATGGCGGCGCGCATCGGCGCGTACGACTATCTGGAATGCTCGGCCAAAACCAAGGAGGGCATCTGGGAGGTGTTCGAGACGGCGACGCGGGCGGCCTTACAGAAACGGAAAACGCCGTCGGGGAGCTGCGCCGACTGCTGCGTTGTGATGTGA
- the LOC137909197 gene encoding rho-related GTP-binding protein RhoB-like isoform X2 produces the protein MRNLLKLVVVGDGACGKTCLLILFSKDEFPEVYVPTVFETYVADIEVDNKQVQLALWDTAGQEDYDRLRPLSYPDTDVILMCFSVDSPDSLENIPEKWVPEVKHFCPNVPIILVANKKDMRNDENVKNELSRLKLEPVKAEDGRAMAARIGAYDYLECSAKTKEGIWEVFETATRAALQKRKTPSGSCADCCVVM, from the coding sequence AAACTCGTCGTGGTCGGGGACGGCGCGTGCGGGAAGACATGTCTCCTGATTCTATTCAGCAAAGACGAGTTTCCCGAGGTGTACGTCCCGACTGTGTTCGAGACGTACGTGGCGGACATAGAAGTGGACAACAAGCAGGTCCAGCTGGCGCTGTGGGACACGGCCGGACAGGAGGACTACGACCGCCTCCGCCCGCTGTCCTACCCGGACACGGACGTCATTCTGATGTGCTTCTCCGTGGACAGCCCGGACTCGCTGGAGAACATCCCGGAGAAGTGGGTCCCCGAGGTCAAGCACTTCTGTCCCAACGTGCCCATTATACTAGTGGCCAACAAGAAGGACATGCGCAACGACGAGAACGTGAAGAACGAGCTGTCCCGGCTGAAGCTGGAGCCGGTGAAGGCGGAGGACGGCCGCGCCATGGCGGCGCGCATCGGCGCGTACGACTATCTGGAATGCTCGGCCAAAACCAAGGAGGGCATCTGGGAGGTGTTCGAGACGGCGACGCGGGCGGCCTTACAGAAACGGAAAACGCCGTCGGGGAGCTGCGCCGACTGCTGCGTTGTGATGTGA
- the LOC137909658 gene encoding apolipoprotein B-100-like — MGGTKLCLLLLLGTYAVAQQDAGNVEDHSQACLLAKRFKNFRRFVYDYQVESFNGVNTPTDNKSGPKISCNVEVDVPQTCSFILRTTECSLSEISGVDTDGTLEYRAADGAEAFKSAMAKNLLKFTVEGLTDVKVFPEDDEPVNILNIKRGIVSTLMVPVMEEERNALMATVHGLCPTDFTVNSRKDIATDVTVSRNLSRCSSFFTHRQTTSPLALVTGMNRPLSMMIGSTQTCSYRFDNHKKHMTSGVCTEKHVFRPLSQKSEFGIATEVKQTMTLRETAKINDRVFDRNENNVRFLPMDVADDKSPVQTKDAALDILREMNSLQQFVDNERRPAIFHKLVSELRGLKADILRSTVAEMMAESAALTWQALVQCGTPECTSAMLTSLMTFDRSAMEVDAAVYALGLMANPSRLMAKDMLAMAQYKQSKPIMYALSNIVRKLYQAEGITPEITAVSDFITSLLGKDCAGEKELTFLALRVTGNMGEAMEAANPAIKTALLRCMRQPATTLSVQLAAIQAFRRMTVTDEVRTNLQRVSQYSKGAVQKRLAAYLMLMKNPQDSDVEMVKKLLQQEQNGQVKSFVTSHVFNIITSMDAETQELGGKLRVALQDIDSLVSNEDTADSRNYKMGVSHENMGVGVQGNVIFDPSSQLPREVLLETTLKAFGFSMDIWEIGMQGKGFEPTIDALFGTNGFFPDTLSKTLYWTMDKIPQLEGLMGSRRSEGRKIPENLGREIARNFNKLMKDLQSQESPEAMAYLRIMGEELGYMKGGEVKSALENLMMYAERFSGPFQRQIMAKLMSGTDNDIFAHYIFMDNNFVLPTASGLPLTFGLSGTFTPGAKGGFNISPKMKELVFMPSLGVEFVTQMGVHVPEFVASTVKIHTNMYHESTFNAKITVDQNQVKLSIPNPETLAKFRISNTVQIMSAGHAISSGHMLGEGSCSLLYPTVNFCRRRSHSNAGDDSFFPMSGTATYFVRIEPSAFISEYTATVSYNLLSEGKDGRQKVDSLKLALRIEGTAPTEATVTMKYNRNRNVFTTQIQIPDYEAAIKIAMTDSNAKGKTVTLELSDNNVPQLSLIGRAKLQAMYDGMLQLQLLVPSLGSDAAITATMSKDDGLAMELKSDVKFSESFSNQAVKIKYGGKEAEVQLESKTNFDTAILEPYGVVLYAWITHFTEYAMDQQVVNTDMKLRHIFNKAVEASNIWMDKIKNDVPYVERLREMVNDVEIPKNLFMNLESSVKYSFNKNRVTFSVPLPYGGKSSEELRIPRMIATPQIAVPQLGMELTSNEIRIPAFTIPSKYVVTLPLMGMLEASAKVSSNYYKWKATASAGNNTEDSPDYMAKFNMLADSPIQLLCFSTAGAMGMTDTDAETMTLTLDGSLNHMLMRTSFNSMKTFTIADEVKSTGKYNVYAFTPLGLETSLTVTTQVALDSAMLSGDVNTDGSLTVGPVTATTTYLHTFSVEPAKKEARLESTLRINSEVVKFGNKITASYAKEKLAIDSNTNMNMDPIKHTTKTTLNYNGGKLTMHSDSVTKADERMLRSTMDFTASGGQANLRVEHQADDTANRGSSVLIASMNPTSLDINTDASLNIFSSIASNKATLSLSVNGLATSCTTTAQHGVMTFEHVFHGGVDTSGATMSLVTKGAVEENKAELSVDGKLATTQVSLNGILKGDLFDINTINTATLRLNEDGFNVFSSIVGSLNEMRTENTNSLSLTLKSFSLHTKTDNVLNEKNSYMHDVTVKMEGFTASFAVKNNLKIMEVNFVNNANFKVEPYNMELTGTTIGRCSHEALRHVYEVKFVDAVLSAKCNTNGNLLGTELTHATDMDVDGLNIKFNSIATFKSPHLHLDSKVKTVAAPFTLDVNAIFKSDGVMYLYGQQSGDLYSKFLLKAEPLMITNSFDYRASTTHELEDSPTIKTSMDSKFNSVLSLKEQSMVLKMSSKVDEHSLVQDMSAYNTEESIGIEMRTAASTPFFSDDSKDYDVSGFVKYDKNSDSHFIQIPFVEDLPVLIESIVNTMTGLMDHAVETLSDIDTKYEISATFQKKVSKLKEVVDNVDFNGFARDLKHFARSVDKFVAKLAAKFPTEEVIGKLKSVVDTIMAWIQKYGFSQNWNEIYDKLEEILSSYEVENMIGAIMDEIVKLMRQFRVRERIQSIFAGLRSIDIQPLAKKVMATIQKFVNELLSFDLKPLIDGLSNYLMRIVQEIQSFDYDAFTMELKDKVADMSKIPCFGKLYGEFRVTSPHYKLRTSAGMENATTSSVMPEFKMNLISNAESTLKVLEFTMDASAHLVAPEMNPLSISENIKMNHSCFALNHKGTMILDSQLAQVSADTTATAKTEIYTADLVNKALFVIDSGLSVNVDATNIFNQNVNVPALNIFSEMAMSQKTVFLLKDGTAHLTINNLANGNYAVQDFSDEENHQSDFEVVMDLHTAKVTFESKTDSNSFKMKEKVLVDICIFRHVIVEAKVETDTAIMKNSVAELKLQAKAENLKIDFAAAHKADFVGLVEGALLNYVAASVELGEFVFDTKNKGNVKVAFPFNLYGKIDLQNDVLVTLNSEVQQASLTGLARFNQFKYSHLITMDNDDGEINFVTQINGEANLDVLKERISIPEIDVRVFGMRTQRVKDFSLWEDTGLSDVLITTQQTFDTSYKLKYRKNPEMITIDINLEPLINGINSNVKTMNKNLLIGKDKAVAMMSKSFDTAKAEYEKYSIEMPKTVTVPAYKVPMLNIDKSSFTIPLPDFSAIKMPSMYAPSALRKLSLPKIALPKIKTIMIPVMGDLTSELTVKTAMLTFKTESSILTRDGFVAKFDASTTSEHRTLNGKIEGKVDVSTADRYAMTSHLSVKHALVEGKHDGTVVVGYKNVSISVINSGKERLFYNRMEVVQEIKGNPEDGLLFTMHSPSAGFLALEMQTKQPALAKARLYGRFPSEPKTDVDIVALKLSVKNGESLNVQTTWNMEIPNEAMLKMKKVGPQVVELIIIYPLLVLDAIHRNKGIIQDSVEWAKERSKLMLISTFDNAAAVYSSDTVKTLTDSAIVTLKEYKKKVEIIFDAVVTFLRETRFQVPGYEHKLSGLQLYQKFSAFIADISEQVVQNIPINSVFSEALYYFSSLEFVIPGSDFVVSGREMIDAFFEAINEIRYQAIATVRKLGEIQLEEILEKLSQFLQFTLEKSAKFLRTLKSVNRESLNAFENDLHGYVFDSPFTQEVLRRAEEVLRIIEKYHHAVSRKLTDMLPRHKQLEKSIHSWIDFLVKRINAFLNDVTKTLQDITEHFQPYIKVGDRQVEVDVPLPFVAKRN, encoded by the exons ATGGGGGGTACCaagctctgccttctgctgctgTTGGGCACATACGCAGTAGCTC AGCAAGATGCGGGAAATGTCGAGGATCACTCTCAAGCTTGCCTTT TGGCCAAAAGATTCAAGAACTTCAGGCGCTTTGTGTACGACTACCAAGTCGAATCCTTTAACGGCGTGAATACACCGACGGACAACAAAAGCGGCCCCAAGATCTCCTGCAAC GTCGAGGTTGACGTGCCCCAGACCTGCAGCTTCATCCTGCGCACTACAGAATGTTCTCTGAGCGAGATCTCTGGTGTGGACACTGACGGAACCCTGGAGTACCGTGCTGCTGATGGAGCCGAGGCGTTCAAATCTGCCATGGCCAA GAACCTCCTGAAGTTCACAGTTGAAGGACTGACCGATGTCAAAGTCTTCCCGGAGGATGATGAGCCCGTCAACATCTTGAACATCAAGAGGGGGATCGTCTCTACCCTCATGGTGCCCGttatggaggaggagaggaacgcACTGATG GCCACGGTGCACGGCCTTTGTCCCACCGACTTCACTGTCAACAGCAGGAAGGACATCGCCACCGATGTGACCGTCAGCAGGAATCTTTCCAGATGCTCCTCCTTTTTCACTCACAGACAGACCACCAGTCCTCTGGCCCTCGTCACTGGCATG AACCGGCCTCTGTCCATGATGATTGGCAGCACCCAGACCTGCAGCTACAGATTTGACAACCACAAGAAGCACATGACCAGCGGAGTCTGCACGGAGAAACACGTCTTCCGGCCCCTCTCCCAAAA GAGCGAGTTTGGAATCGCCACCGAGGTGAAGCAGACCATGACTCTGAGGGAGACCGCCAAGATCAACGACAGAGTCTTTGACCGCA ATGAGAACAACGTCAGGTTCCTGCCCATGGATGTTGCTGACGACAAGTCCCCTGTGCAAACCAAGGATGCTGCCCTGGATATTTTGAGGGAGATGAACAGCCTGCAGCAGTTTGTGGACAACGAGCGCCGGCCCGCCATCTTCCACAAGCTGGTGTCCGAGCTGCGAGGCCTGAAGGCCGACATCTTGAGATCGACCGTCGCCGAGATGATGGCGGAGTCGGCCGCCCTGACGTGGCAGGCTCTGGTTCAGTGCGGCACCCCAGAGTGCACCAGCGCCATGCTGACGAGCCTCATGACCTTTGACAGATCGGCCATGGAGGTCGACGCAGCTGTCTATGCTTTGGGGCTGATGGCTAACCCGTCCCGCCTCATGGCCAAAGACATGCTGGCCATGGCTCAGTACAAGCAGAGCAAGCCCATCATGTATGCTCTGAGCAACATAGTCAGGAA GCTGTACCAGGCTGAAGGCATCACCCCCGAGATCACTGCTGTCTCTGACTTCATCACTTCCCTCCTGGGTAAAGACTGTGCCGGGGAGAAAGAGCTCACCTTCCTGGCCTTGAGG GTTACCGGTAATATGGGAGAAGCAATGGAGGCTGCCAACCCCGCTATAAAGACCGCCCTGCTGAGGTGCATGAGGCAGCCCGCGACCACGCTGTCTGTGCAGCTGGCCGCCATCCAGGCGTTCAGGCGCATGACTGTCACGGACGAG GTTCGCACCAACCTTCAGAGGGTCAGCCAGTATTCTAAGGGCGCTGTGCAGAAGCGCCTGGCGGCCTATCTGATGCTGATGAAGAATCCCCAGGACAGCGATGTCGAGATGGTGAAGAAGCTGCTTCAGCAGGAGCAGAACGGTCAGGTCAAGTCCTTCGTGACCTCCCACGTCTTCAACATCATTACCTCCATGGACGCCGAGACCCAGGA GCTTGGTGGGAAGTTACGGGTTGCCCTGCAGGACATCGACTCGCTCGTGTCCAACGAAGACACCGCCGACTCTCGCAACTACAAGATGGGCGTGTCGCATGAGAACATGGGGGTCGGCGTTCAGGGCAACGTTATCTTCGACCCCAGCAGTCAGCTGCCGAgggaggtgctgctggagacCACCCTGAAAGCTTTCGGGTTCAGCATGGATATTTGGGAG ATTGGAATGCAAGGAAAGGGTTTTGAGCCAACCATCGATGCTCTGTTTGGAACGAATGGGTTCTTCCCCGACACGCTGTCCAAAACCCTCTACTGGACTATGGACAAGATCCCACAGCTGGAGGGATTGATGGGTAGCCGCCGATCAGAAGGAAGAAAG ATTCCCGAAAATCTCGGCAGAGAAATTGCCCGCAACTTCAATAAGCTGATGAAAGATCTGCAGAGTCAGGAGTCCCCGGAGGCCATGGCCTACCTGAGGATCATGGGAGAGGAACTGGGCTACATGAAAGGCGGTGAAGTGAAGTCTGCTCTCGAGAATCTCATGATGTACGCTGAAAGGTTCTCTGGGCCCTTTCAGAGACAG ATCATGGCTAAGCTGATGTCCGGCACTGACAATGATATCTTTGCCCATTACATCTTCATGGACAACAACTTTGTCCTGCCAACAGCGTCTGGCTTGCCCCTGACGTTTGGCCTGTCGGGCACCTTTACTCCTGGTGCAAAGGGCGGCTTTAACATCTCTCCGAAAATG AAAGAACTCGTGTTCATGCCCTCTCTCGGGGTTGAGTTCGTGACCCAGATGGGGGTCCACGTCCCTGAGTTTGTGGCGTCCACCGTTAAGATACACACCAACATGTACCACGAGAGCACATTCAACGCCAAGATCACCgtggaccagaaccaggtcaAGCTTTCCATCCCCAACCCAGAGACCCTCGCAAAGTTCAGAATCAG CAACACGGTGCAGATTATGAGCGCGGGTCATGCTATAAGCAGCGGCCACATGCTGGGCGAGGGCAGCTGCAGCCTTCTCTACCCGACAGTCAATTTCTGCCGGAGAAGGAGTCATAGCAACGCTGGAGATGATTCATTCTTCCCCATGAGTGGAACGGCCAC CTACTTTGTGCGCATTGAGCCATCGGCGTTTATCTCAGAGTATACGGCCACCGTCTCCTACAACCTCCTCAGCGAAGGGAAGGACGGCCGCCAGAAGGTTGATTCTCTGAAGCTGGCTCTGAGAATCGAGG GCACTGCGCCCACCGAGGCCACAGTCACCATGAAATACAACCGGAACAGGAACGTTTTCACCACCCAAATCCAGATACCTGATTATGAGGCCGCCATTAAAATCGCCATGACCGACAGCAACGCCAAAGGAAAAACCGTTACCCTGGAGCTGTCTGACAATAACGTGCCTCAGCTCTCGCTCATCGGCCGTGCAAA GCTTCAGGCCATGTACGACGGcatgctccagctccagctgctagTCCCCTCGCTCGGCTCCGATGCCGCCATCACCGCTACCATGAGCAAAGATGACGGGCTCGCTATGGAACTCAAAAGCGACGTCAAGTTCAGCGAGAGCTTCTCCAATCAGGCAGTCAAGATCAAATACG GTGGAAAAGAGGCTGAGGTTCAACTGGAATCCAAGACAAATTTCGATACTGCTATCCTGGAGCCATACGGCGTCGTCCTCTACGCCTGGATCACGCACTTTACAGAGTACGCCATGGACCAGCAGGTTGTCAACACTGACATGAAACTGCGTCATATCTTCAACAAGGCAGTTGAG GCCAGCAATATCTGGATGGACAAGATAAAGAACGACGTCCCTTACGTTGAGAGGCTGAGAGAAATGGTGAACGATGTGGAAATACCCAAAAACCTATTCATGAACCT TGAGAGCTCAGTCAAATACAGCTTCAACAAGAACCGAGTGACCTTCAGCGTTCCTCTGCCTTATGGAGGCAAATCATCCGAGGAGCTAAGAATACCCCGAATGATCGCCACCCCGCAGATCGCCGTGCCTCAGCTGGGCATGGAGCTCACCTCGAATGAGATCCGAATCCCTGCCTTCACCATCCCGTCTAAGTATGTTGTCACCCTGCCTCTGATGGGAATGCTGGAAGCGTCCGCCAAGGTCAGCAGCAACTATTATAAATGGAAGGCGACAGCGTCCGCCGGTAACAACACCGAGGATTCTCCTGACTACATGGCCAAGTTCAACATGCTGGCTGACAGTCCAATCCAGCTTCTCTGCTTCTCCACCGCCG GCGCAATGGGAATGACGGACACAGACGCGGAGACGATGACATTGACCTTAGACGGTTCCCTGAACCACATGCTGATGAGGACCAGTTTTAATTCCATGAAAACCTTTACTATCGCAGATGAAGTGAAGTCAACAGGGAAGTACAATGTGTATGCCTTTACCCCCCTGGGCTTGGAGACTTCCCTGACTGTGACCACCCAGGTTGCTCTGGATTCAGCCATGCTCTCTGGAGATGTCAACACAGATGGAAGTTTGACCGTTGGACCGGTGACCGCTACCACCACATATCTGCACACCTTCTCTGTTGAACCGGCGAAGAAAGAAGCCAGGTTGGAAAGCACGCTGAGGATAAACTCAGAGGTCGTGAAGTTCGGAAACAAGATCACGGCATCGTATGCCAAAGAGAAGCTCGCGATTGACTcaaacaccaacatgaacaTGGACCCCATCAAGCACACCACCAAGACGACCCTGAATTACAACGGTGGCAAACTGACCATGCATTCCGACTCCGTAACCAAGGCTGATGAACGCATGCTTCGTAGCACGATGGACTTCACTGCCTCTGGTGGACAGGCCAACCTCAGGGTAGAGCATCAAGCTGATGACACAGCGAACCGTGGTTCCTCTGTGCTCATTGCTTCCATGAACCCTACCAGTTTGGATATCAACACCGATGCCTCCTTGAATATCTTCTCAAGCATTGCCTCTAACAAGGCAACTTTGTCCCTGAGCGTGAATGGACTCGCAACCAGCTGTACAACCACTGCTCAGCACGGCGTAATGACCTTTGAGCATGTTTTCCATGGCGGCGTTGATACTTCTGGTGCGACCATGTCTCTCGTCACTAAGGGAGCCGTTGAAGAGAACAAGGCTGAGCTCAGCGTTGACGGAAAGCTTGCAACCACACAAGTGTCTCTCAACGGCATCTTGAAGGGTGACCTCTTTGACATCAACACCATCAACACAGCGACCCTCAGACTGAACGAGGACGGTTTTAACGTCTTCAGCAGTATTGTCGGATCCCTCAACGAGATGAGGACCGAAAACACCAACTCGCTGTCCCTCACGCTGAAATCTTTCAGCCTCCACACCAAGACTGACAATGTCCTGAACGAGAAGAACTCCTACATGCATGACGTCACAGTTAAGATGGAGGGTTTTACTGCCTCGTTCGCCGtaaaaaacaacttgaaaatCATGGAAGTTAACTTTGTGAATAACGCCAATTTCAAGGTAGAGCCCTACAACATGGAGCTGACTGGAACCACCATAGGAAGATGTTCACACGAAGCGCTCAGGCACGTCTATGAAGTCAAGTTTGTTGACGCGGTTTTGTCTGCAAAATGCAACACCAATGGTAATCTCCTGGGAACTGAGCTGACGCATGCCACTGATATGGACGTTGATGGATTGAACATTAAGTTTAACAGTATAGCTACTTTCAAATCACCGCATCTTCATCTGGACAGCAAAGTAAAGACAGTTGCTGCACCATTTACTCTGGACGTCAACGCTATCTTCAAGTCAGATGGCGTGATGTATCTGTACGGGCAGCAGAGCGGCGATCTGTACAGCAAATTTCTCCTGAAAGCAGAACCCCTGATGATCACAAACTCATTTGACTACAGAGCCTCAACCACCCATGAGCTGGAAGACAGTCCCACTATCAAGACCAGTATGGATAGCAAGTTCAATAGTGTGCTGAGCCTCAAGGAGCAAAGCATGGTGCTGAAGATGTCATCCAAGGTCGATGAACACAGTTTGGTTCAAGACATGAGTGCCTACAACACTGAAGAGAGCATTGGCATTGAGATGAGAACCGCTGCCTCAACCCCATTCTTCAGTGACGACAGCAAAGATTACGACGTCTCTGGATTTGTGAAATATGACAAGAACAGCGACAgccatttcatccagatcccaTTCGTCGAGGATCTGCCTGTCCTTATCGAAAGCATCGTGAATACAATGACGGGGCTGATGGACCATGCCGTTGAGACACTGAGTGACATCGACACAAAATATGAGATCAGTGCCACGTTTCAGAAAAAAGTGTCCAAACTGAAGGAAGTCGTTGACAACGTTGACTTCAACGGTTTTGCCAGAGACCTGAAACACTTTGCGAGATCAGTGGACAAGTTTGTTGCCAAGTTGGCAGCCAAGTTCCCAACTGAAGAAGTCATTGGCAAGTTGAAATCAGTGGTAGACACTATTATGGCTTGGATCCAAAAGTATGGCTTTTCTCAAAATTGGAATGAGATTTACGACAAGTTAGAGGAGATCCTCTCCAGCTACGAAGTTGAGAACATGATTGGAGCCATCATGGATGAAATTGTTAAACTAATGAGGCAGTTTCGTGTGAGGGAAAGGATTCAGTCTATATTTGCCGGCCTCAGATCAATTGACATCCAGCCTCTGGCCAAAAAAGTGATGGCAACCATTCAGAAGTTTGTTAATGAACTGCTCTCCTTCGATTTGAAACCGCTGATTGATGGCTTGAGCAATTACCTCATGAGAATTGTGCAGGAAATCCAATCTTTTGATTATGATGCATTCACTATGGAGTTGAAAGACAAAGTGGCGGATATGAGCAAGATTCCTTGTTTTGGAAAGCTCTACGGAGAGTTCAGAGTCACATCTCCCCATTACAAGCTCAGGACCTCCGCTGGCATGGAGAACGCCACAACTTCATCGGTCATGCCAGAATTCAAAATGAACCTTATCTCAAACGCTGAATCTACTTTGAAGGTTCTTGAGTTCACCATGGATGCCAGTGCCCATCTTGTAGCACCTGAAATGAatcctctgtccatctctgagAACATTAAAATGAATCATTCGTGCTTCGCACTTAACCACAAAGGAACAATGATTCTGGACAGTCAGTTAGCTCAAGTTTCTGCCGACACTACCGCGACAGCCAAGACGGAGATTTACACAGCAGATCTGGTCAACAAGGCATTATTTGTCATTGATTCAGGACTTTCTGTCAACGTCGATGCCACGAACATATTCAACCAGAACGTCAACGTGCCAGCGCTCAACATCTTCAGTGAAATGGCAATGAGTCAAAAGACTGTTTTCCTCCTCAAAGACGGCACTGCCCATCTGACCATCAACAATCTGGCCAATGGAAATTACGCAGTTCAGGACTTCTCAGATGAGGAAAACCATCAGAGTGACTTCGAGGTGGTAATGGATCTGCACACAGCTAAAGTGACCTTCGAGAGTAAGACAGACAGCAACAGCTTCAAAATGAAGGAAAAAGTGCTTGTGGACATTTGCATTTTCCGCCACGTTATTGTCGAGGCCAAGGTTGAGACAGACACCGCCATCATGAAGAACAGCGTGGCAGAGCTGAAGTTGCAAGCGAAGGCCGAAAACTTGAAAATTGATTTCGCCGCCGCTCACAAAGCAGATTTTGTCGGACTTGTCGAGGGGGCTCTTCTAAACTATGTCGCCGCTTCAGTGGAACTTGGCGAGTTTGTGTTTGACACCAAGAACAAGGGAAATGTCAAGGTTGCCTTTCCATTCAACCTGTATGGAAAAATTGATCTCCAGAACGACGTCTTAGTCACCCTGAACTCTGAAGTGCAGCAGGCTAGCCTAACAGGTCTGGCGAGGTTCAACCAGTTCAAGTATTCCCATTTAATCACCATGGATAATGATGACGGAGAAATTAATTTCGTTACCCAAATTAATGGCGAGGCAAATCTGGATGTTCTGAAGGAGCGTATCAGTATTCCTGAAATAGATGTCAGAGTTTTTGGTATGAGGACGCAAAGAGTCAAAGACTTTTCACTGTGGGAAGACACTGGATTGAGCGACGTCCTGATCACAACTCAGCAGACATTTGACACGAGCTACAAGTTGAAATACAGGAAGAACCCAGAGATGATCACCATTGACATTAATTTGGAACCACTTATCAATGGCATCAATAGTAACGTCAAGACTATGAACAAGAACCTGCTCATCGGCAAGGATAAGGCTGTAGCCATGATGAGCAAATCTTTTGATACAGCAAAGGCAGAATATGAAAAATATAGCATTGAAATGCCGAAAACAGTCACAGTCCCCGCCTACAAAGTTCCAATGTTGAATATTGACAAGTCCTCGTTCACGATCCCTCTGCCTGATTTCAGTGCCATCAAGATGCCTTCCATGTACGCCCCATCTGCCCTTCGCAAGCTCTCTCTTCCAAAGATCGCCCTGCCCAAGATTAAAACCATCATGATCCCGGTAATGGGTGATCTGACCAGTGAGCTCACGGTGAAAACAGCAATGCTCACGTTCAAAACCGAGAGCAGCATCCTCACCCGGGACGGCTTCGTCGCCAAATTTGATGCCTCTACGACCTCTGAACACAGGACCCTAAACGGGAAGATCGAGGGCAAGGTCGATGTGAGCACGGCCGACCGATACGCGATGACATCTCACCTCTCGGTAAAGCATGCCCTCGTAGAGGGAAAGCATGACGGGACCGTCGTTGTAGGTTACAAAAACGTGTCCATCTCTGTCATCAACTCGGGCAAGGAAAGGCTGTTTTATAACCGTATGGAGGTAGTCCAAGAAATTAAAGGAAATCCTGAGGACGGTCTCCTCTTCACGATGCACTCTCCATCTGCGGGATTCCTCGCACTCGAGATGCAGACTAAGCAGCCAGCGCTAGCCAAAGCCAGACTCTACGGTCGCTTCCCG TCCGAACCGAAAACAGATGTCGACATCGTAGCTCTTAAGCTGTCTGTGAAGAACGGCGAGAGCCTCAACGTTCAGACGACCTGGAATATGGAGATCCCAAATGAGGCTATGCTGAAAATGAAGAAAGTGGGACCACAAGTTGTGGAACTTATAATCATTTATCCTTTACTAGTACTCGACGCAATTCATAGAAACAAAGGAATCATCCAGGATTCTGTCGAGTGGGCCAAAGAGCGGAGCAAACTGATGTTGATCTCAACTTTTGACAATGCTGCAGCCGTGTATTCGTCTGACACGGTGAAAACTCTCACCGATTCGGCCATCGTGACCCTAAAAGAATACAAAAAGAAGGTGGAGATTATTTTTGACGCTGTTGTCACGTTCCTGAGAGAGACCAGGTTCCAGGTCCCCGGTTATGAACATAAACTGTCTGGGCTGCAGCTCTACCAGAAGTTCAGCGCTTTCATTGCCGATATTTCTGAGCAGGTTGTTCAGAACATTCCGATTAACTCCGTGTTTTCAGAAGCGCTTTATTATTTCAGCTCCTTGGAATTTGTCATCCCTGGCTCCGACTTCGTGGTGAGTGGAAGAGAAATGATTGATGCCTTCTTTGAAGCCATTAACGAAATCCGGTACCAAGCGATCGCCACTGTGAGAAAACTGGGCGAAATCCAGCTGGAAGAGATCCTTGAGAAGCTCTCTCAATTCCTGCAGTTTACCTTGGAGAAGAGCGCGAAGTTCCTCCGAACCCTAAAGTCTGTGAACCGGGAGAGCCTGAACGCGTTTGAGAATGATCTGCACGGCTATGTCTTTGACTCCCCTTTCACACAAGAGGTTCTGAGACGGGCTGAAGAGGTCTTGAGAATTATTGAAAAATATCACCACGCTGTTTCACGGAAACTTACGGATATGTTGCCTCGACACAAGCAGTTAGAAAAGTCCATCCATTCCTGGATCGACTTTTTGGTCAAGCGTATAAATGCTTTCCTCAACGATGTCACGAAGACACTTCAAGACATAACCGAACATTTTCAGCCATATATTAAAGTCggggacagacaggtggaaGTGGACGTCCCTTTGCCTTTTGTAGCCAAGCGTAACTGA